Genomic window (Gammaproteobacteria bacterium):
ACCGTAGTAAATCAGGCCGATATTCTTCTGCTTCATTTTTTCTACAATCGCGGAATAATCTTTCTCTCCGGGAATGATCGCTTCGTAGAGTGACTCGGGCTTGCCGAGCTTGTTCATAGCTTTGCGGGTCGCCTCCGCCAAACCTTTTCCATACGTGGCATTGTCGTGCAGGATCGCAACATTCACGTCGCGGTAATAACGGGCAATGTAGCGCCCACTAATCGTACCTTGTTCGTCATCACGGCCACACGCGCGGAAGACATTGTCGAGCCCACGTTCGGTGAACGTCGGATTAGTTGAGCTTGGGGAAATTTGCACGATGCCATGCGAGTGATACACATCGGAGGCAGCGATTGAGGCATCGGAACAATCGTGGCCGACGACGAGTATTACCTTCTTGTCCGCCATTTGTCGCGCGACAGTGACGGCCTTCTGAGCGTCACAGAAATCGTCCCCAACTTCGACGACCAGCTTTTGACCGAGTAGGCCGCCACTGGCGTTGATATCGGCTACCGCTGCTTCCGTTCCACGACGTATACGCTCTCCGAAGGAGGCGTCGTTCCCGCTCATGGGGCCGACAGCGGCGATCCGCAGCTCGGCCTGCGCGACCGCGGCCAACAGCAGAGCCGCAATGAGGACAATAACACGCGTTATCATTTTAGAACCTCCATGTTCGGAAGTAAGTGGCGAGTATTTTTAGTTCAGTATAGTAATGTTTCGGGGTTAGCTAGCTGCGACGTACGACTTTAGGCACGTCACCATAATAGGATGAACCGCCACCGGTTTTTTCCGCAAACGATTCCTTCGGAACCGGCCGGCAGAAGAGGTATCCCTGGAAAATATCGCCGCCGAGGCTGCGCAACATCGAAGCCTCGGCCTCGGTCTCGATACCTTCCGCCACGACGTCCAGCTTAAGTGCCTGAGACATTTGCAGAATCGCCTGGACCATAGCGGCGTTGGCGGTGTTGGTATCGAGATTGCGGATGAACGCACGGTCGATCTTGATAGTGTCGATCGGCAGGTTCGCTAAGTAGCTGAGCGAGGAATAGCCGGTACCGAAGTCGTCGATCGCGATATGCACGCCAAGCGCCTTCAGATTTTGCAGAACCGTTGCTGCCGAATCGGGATCCGCCACCAAAACCGATTCGGTGATTTCCACCTTCAGCTGAGCAGGCGGCATACCGCTGCTTTGTAGAACTTCGGCAATCGTGGAAACGAAGTCGGGCTGCGCCAGTTGCTGCGCCGAGATGTTGACGCTCAATTGCAGCGGCGGCACATGACCGTTGTTCAGCTCGTGCCAATCGCACGCAGCGCGGTGCATGACCCAGCGCGAGAGCGGCAGAATCAATCGGGTCTCCTCGGCGAGCGGAATGAAGAGATTGGGCGGGACCAGTCCGCGCTCGGGATGCTGCCAACGCACCAATGCCTCCATACCGACGACGGCGCCGCGTTTCAGCGAATAGAACGGTTGATAGTGCAGTACCAACTCGTCGTGTTCGATCGCACGGCGCAACGCCCACTCCATCGACAGCCGCTCGGAGGCGGCGCGTGTCATCGTCGTCGAGTAACGCTTGTAGCTGTTCTCGCTCTGCTTGGTCGCCAGATTGAGTGCCGTGTCCACATTCTCGATCAGTGTCTCGACATCCAAACCATCTTCCGGATAAACACCGATACCGATACAGCTGGCCGGGATCAGTGTTTCGTCCGCGAGCGCCAGCGGGGCATTGAGCAGAGCGATCACATCTTGCGCTACCGTTTCCGCGTCGCCAGGCGCGGCGATGTCCTCGAGGATCAGGCCGAACTTATCGCCCTCCAGTCGCGCCACCGTATCTTCAGTGCGCACGCGATTTTGTAAACGTTGTGCCACGGTGCGCAACAACTGATCGCCGGCGTGATAGCCGAGCGAGTCGTTGATGGCGCGGAAATGGTAGAGATCGACGAACAAAATCGCAAAGCGGGCACCGCGACGCTTGGTGCGTTTCACAGCGTGGTCGAGACGATCCTCGAACACGCGCCGATTCGGCAACTTCGTTAGCGGATCCTGGTAGGCGATGCGACGGATCTGGTCCTCTTCGCGCTTGCGCTCGCTGATGTCGCCGAAGACAACGATGCGCCCAACCGCTGTACCGTGCCGATCGTGTACTGTCGTGATGGTCTGCCACACCGGAAACGCCTCGCCATTCTTACGGCGGTACCAGGCCTCGCCTTCCCATTTCTCGGTCGTGCGCACGGTAGCCATAACCGCGTCGTGAAAGGCAGCCGCATTTTGGTCGGAAAGCCAGCGGCGCAACGGAGTTCCTGTGGCCTCGGCGACGCTATAACCAGTGATTGCTGTCGCTGCCGGATTTATCTTGGTGATGCGCCCGTCGACGTCGGTGATCAACGTGCCCTGCAGCGTGTCGTCGAACACACGCGCGGTTAGCCGTATCTCGGCGTCCAACAAAATGTTCTCGCGGCGCATGCGCAGCGATTGCAGTAGATTGCGATGGTAGCTAAACGCTGTCAGTGCCAGCGTCGATCCGAATAACGCCACCAACACCGCAACACTGATACTGGCGTACTGATCGCTTTGAATTTCCCACACCGTCAGTGGCATCAGCGCGGGGATCAGAAAAGAGAGATAGGCCCGGTAGGATGCCCCGGTAGAGACAATAGTGGCAGCAGTGATACCGGCCAGCGTCAGTACGATAAACAATTGATGCACGAGCGACGGCGTGTACTCGGGTAGCCACCCGGCCAAACCCCAGGTACTACCGCCGATGACCGCCCCTAACGTATATATCCTCTCCCAACGCTTAGGCTCGGGCGAATGCGAACGCCGGAACGCGAGCGTCACAACGATACGCAGTAACGTGACCACCACCACCGCACTGATCCAGGCCATGAGCCAGGTCGGATGGGTTTCGTACCACAACACCGCCCCCAAGAGGGCGGCGATTCCGAAACTCATCACTAAGGTCGGCGTTGCCTGCCGATATAGCAAGCTAACACGCTCCGCTTCCGGATCGGGCGCCGCCGGCGAGAGGTCCATCCGATGAGCATCCACGCACGGCTCGGTTAAGCTCGCATGTACCGGGGTCTGATCGAGTACTGGCACTCGCGTGGTATCAAGAAACCCGTTTTGATAGGACGCCGAACGGCGTCCAAGACCACTGGCGTACCGCCTAAGTCGGGTCAACCATGAGGTCAGATTGGATATACGGTCGACGATCCCTATCATTGTGCTCCACCGTACCGTTAGATCACACGCGATAATCGTAACGACGGGAGCAGCGGCCCTTGCACCGATACATGGGTTAACGTCTCGTCGCTGGCGCGTA
Coding sequences:
- a CDS encoding branched-chain amino acid ABC transporter substrate-binding protein; translated protein: MITRVIVLIAALLLAAVAQAELRIAAVGPMSGNDASFGERIRRGTEAAVADINASGGLLGQKLVVEVGDDFCDAQKAVTVARQMADKKVILVVGHDCSDASIAASDVYHSHGIVQISPSSTNPTFTERGLDNVFRACGRDDEQGTISGRYIARYYRDVNVAILHDNATYGKGLAEATRKAMNKLGKPESLYEAIIPGEKDYSAIVEKMKQKNIGLIYYGGYHPEAGLIVRQARALGLKATLMGADALITRDYWTIVGDAGEGTLMTYSLEPWRNPQNKSIVDKFLKQGFKPDGYALHAYAAVQAWAQAVKRSGTMQTSEVAKALKSGNRFNTVLGRIAFDSKGDVTEPGFVVYRWSRGDYDYAKN
- a CDS encoding EAL domain-containing protein: MDAHRMDLSPAAPDPEAERVSLLYRQATPTLVMSFGIAALLGAVLWYETHPTWLMAWISAVVVVTLLRIVVTLAFRRSHSPEPKRWERIYTLGAVIGGSTWGLAGWLPEYTPSLVHQLFIVLTLAGITAATIVSTGASYRAYLSFLIPALMPLTVWEIQSDQYASISVAVLVALFGSTLALTAFSYHRNLLQSLRMRRENILLDAEIRLTARVFDDTLQGTLITDVDGRITKINPAATAITGYSVAEATGTPLRRWLSDQNAAAFHDAVMATVRTTEKWEGEAWYRRKNGEAFPVWQTITTVHDRHGTAVGRIVVFGDISERKREEDQIRRIAYQDPLTKLPNRRVFEDRLDHAVKRTKRRGARFAILFVDLYHFRAINDSLGYHAGDQLLRTVAQRLQNRVRTEDTVARLEGDKFGLILEDIAAPGDAETVAQDVIALLNAPLALADETLIPASCIGIGVYPEDGLDVETLIENVDTALNLATKQSENSYKRYSTTMTRAASERLSMEWALRRAIEHDELVLHYQPFYSLKRGAVVGMEALVRWQHPERGLVPPNLFIPLAEETRLILPLSRWVMHRAACDWHELNNGHVPPLQLSVNISAQQLAQPDFVSTIAEVLQSSGMPPAQLKVEITESVLVADPDSAATVLQNLKALGVHIAIDDFGTGYSSLSYLANLPIDTIKIDRAFIRNLDTNTANAAMVQAILQMSQALKLDVVAEGIETEAEASMLRSLGGDIFQGYLFCRPVPKESFAEKTGGGSSYYGDVPKVVRRS